Sequence from the Lysobacter solisilvae genome:
TGCACAACATCGGCACCGCGCAGGACCCGGTCGGGGAGGGCACGCCACTGCACGTGCTTGCGTGGATCGCAGGCATTCCGCTGGCGGCAGGCATCTATGCCCTGGGCATCTACCTCTGGCTCAGGCTTCGCCGGCGCAGACCGTAGCATTGACAGCCGGGCCATCCCCGCGATTGCCCACGACACAGGCTCGGCTGGCTGAGCGCCACTGCTTGCCGGGCGTCCACCGGGTCTGGCATCTTCATCGCGCAGGTAATTGGCCGGCCGGCAGAAGCGGCAATGCACTTCCCGCTCAGGGGGGGGCGTGCCCGGGTCGAGGCCTGACAAAGATTCAACCCAAGCCGTCACGTGAGGTGAGGCTCGGTTCGTGTGTTTGGTCGCATTCCCGGCATCGTCACAAGGAATTGCAATGAAGATTTCAATAGCACTGGCAGTCGCACTTTCGCTGAGTGCCTTTGGCGCGCGCGCGGAGACCGCGGTGATTCCGGTTTCCGGCTCCTTCTGGGAGGACGGAATGATGCGGGCCCACTTCGATCTGAAGGTCGGCCCTGGCCAGACCCAGCGTCTTCCCGTTGGCGACGATCGCATCATTGAAGTTGCGCGCTCAGGCGATGACGGCCCCACGATCCGCCTGCTTGATGCCAAGGGCCGTGAGCTCCAGTCAGCGACGCTCGGGAACAATGCGACCGACAAGAGCGTCCGTGTTTCCGTCTGCGGCGCGAGCATTGCCATTTCAAGTCCGGAGAGCGCGGGCAAGCCGCTTTGCTCCAGGTCGTGACAACGACGGGTTCGCGAGGCCGACATTTCACTTTCGTCGCAAGCGCCCGGTGTTCCGGTCTGACCCGGGCACCAGGCGTCAGGTGAGGCCAGCATGCTCGTCAAACATCTGACCCCGATCCTGAATGTCTCGGACGTTCAACAGTCGTTCTCGTGGTTCGAGAAGCTCGGCTGGACGAAGGGATGGGACTGGGGTTCGCCGCCCACTTTCGGTGGCGTCCGTTCCGGGCACTGCGAAATCTTCCTTTGCCAGGACGGACAGGGAGGGCGGGGAACCAGTGGCTATGCGAGCACGTTCGGACCGGACTCCAACGAGGCCGCAGAGAAGGGCGTGTGGATGTCGATCTGGGTGGATGATGTCGATGCGCTGCATCGTCACTGCCTGGAGCAGGGGATCGAAGTGACCTGGCCTCCGACCGACATGCCTTGGAATGTCCGGGAGATGCATGTCCGCCATCCGGATGGCCATGTGTTCCGGGTCAGCCGCGGCATCGAGAGTCCAGGCAAAACATCGGGTGGTGCGTGACCAGCCCTTCGAGGCGAAGCCGCGTCGCGGTCGGGCGCAGTCCAGAGTCAGGCGTGCCAAAGACGCTACCCATCCTCGTCATCGCACTTGCGTGCGTTCCAGTCGTTTGTCGGGCATCGGACATGACCGGCATATCCACGCTGATTGCATTGGTCTACGTGGTCGGACCGTGGGCGCTCGCCAATCTCATGGCGTTCACCGTGTTGGCACTGCGTCGCACCTACGCAAGCCGCACGGCCGCGTTTGCTCATGGCGCAGTCGCCGCGCTCGGCCCGGCGTATGGCCTCAGCGTGGTAGTTCGCGATTTCGCCGGGAGCTACCATGTCGCGGACCGGAATGTCGGACTCACCATCATGGCCGCGCTTTTCCTGGTGGCCTGTCTCCCACTGGTGGCGTACCGGTTTCAGCGCACGATCTGCGGCTGACCGGCCCGAGGTCCCCATGGCAACAGCTCGATCGTTCGCAGTGCCCAGCGCGCTCATCTTTGGCGCCATTGCCACGTCGGTGGGGGCTGCTGCCGTGCTCATTGCGTTCCCGGGCAACCTGGCCGTCTGGCGGTGGGGCTCATGGACGCTCGCATCGGCGCTGCTGGCCCTTCTGGTGCTGGTTCCGGCTTCCGCCTACTCACTGGCTACGAATCCAGCGGCCCGGACCTGGCCGCGGATCCTTACATTCGTCCTTGGCCTGGCCTGCCTGTCCGTCATCGCCTTCGGGGCGTCCTAGCCGCCTGCCTGGGTATCATCTGCAGGGGCCAAGGCCGTCTGCAGCGCGATCGTTCGGGCCGAAGCTGCAGTACGGTTTCGCACACGGTCCTCCCGGGCACTCATCCAGACCATGAAACTCATCGCCGAGAAGCTCGGAAAGAGCGACAAGAACGACCGCCTGCGGTTTGTCCGCGCGGACGGAACGCAGACGCAGACCGTCATGCCCCGCCAAGGCACCTTGCCCCATGATCTCGTGCACTTTGTCATCGAGTCCGCCGTGCCTCTGGAGCATGGCTTCCTGAGCCAGATCGCGTCGGGATCGGACGCCGGCTTTGTCATGCAGGCCGTCCATGACCGCGCAGATGCCACGGTGGATGCAGAAGCGATCCAGGTGGAGGCCATGGTGGAGGCCCTGCAGACGCAACTGTGGGCAGGCTCGTTCGAGGTCGACGCCTTCCTGGATGGCGTTCGTTCGGCCAGTGCGGCCCGCGGCAAGGCCGCGTTCGATCTGTCGGACATGGATCCACAGGCGATGTTGTATGAGCCGGCGCTTGCACTGCTCGAGCGCTGGAACCGCGTGCCGTATTACCAGGGCATGGAACTCAGCTTTTGTCCCGGCAAGCCGTCACCTTGATGCGCGGCAGGGCGATTCGCGGCCCGGCTTGATTCCAGCGTCCGTGGGCGTGACGATTCTCCAGCGGATCGGCCAGGAGGAACCGCCATGCCTGTCACGCGTCAGGTCCTGTTCGTCCAGGGCGGCGGCGAGGGCGTTCACGACGACTGGGACGCCGCACTCGTGGCGAGCCTGAAGTCCGAGCTGGGACCGGGCTACGAGATCCGTTACCCACGCATGCCCCACGAAGGTGATCCCGGCTACGCCTCCTGGAAGGTGGCGCTCGACAAGGAGTTCGCCGCCCTGGACGACGGTGCGATCCTGGTCGGTCACTCCATTGGCGGCACCCTGCTGATCCATGCGCTCGCCGAGCGGCCCCGCAAGCAGGGGTTCGGTGCGATATTCCTGGTCGCGGCGCCCTTCGTGGGCGAGGGCGGCTGGAAGAGCGATGGGTGGACGCCACAGGAGGCGCTGGGCGACAAGCTTCCGGGGGGTGTCCCGATTCATCTCTACCACGGCCTGGACGACGACACCGTGCCACCGTCGCACGCGGTACTGTTCGCGGACGCCATTCCGCAGGCCCGGCTGTGTCGGTTGCCAGGTCGCGATCATCAGCTCAACAATGACCTGCGCGAGCTTGCCGCGGTGATCAGATCGCTGGGGGCCGCCGCGGTCCCCCGGCGCGAGGGTGGTGCGTAGTGTCGAAGCACCTGCATTGCAGGTCGGCGACATCCAGATGGCAGGCCGTTCGGGAGATCACCATGGGCTGGCTGTTCACCAAGTACCTGCTCACCGCCGCCGTTGTCGTGCTGGTGTCGGAAGCGGCCAAGCGCAGTGACCGGCTCGGCGGCTTCATTGCCGCGCTGCCGCTGGTCACCTTCCTCGCGCTGATCTGGCTCTATGTAGAGAAGCAGCCCCAGTCGAAGATTTCCAACCATGCCTGGTACACCTTCTGGTACGTACTGCCGACACTGCCCATGTTCCTCGCGTTTCCGATGTTGTTGCCCCGCCTCGGGTTCTGGCTGACGCTGCTGGCCAGCATCGGCATCACGGTGGTGTGCTTTGGCCTGTTTGCCCTGGCCGTTCGTCCATTCGGCATCCAGTTGCTGCCGTAGGCGGGTCCGGGCATTTCCCGCACGCACGTGCAGCCCATCGCTGTCCTGGCCTGGCACCAGGCCGGCGATGACGTGGACGCGGCTGGACAGGTGGCGCGTGCCACCTGACAATCGGACGCGAACCGCTTCGCGGCCCGCCTTGATGCGGTTCGCCACCCTCCTTTCGCCATGAAGAGCGCTGCCATGACAGGCACTTCCGTCGGTTGGTTCGAGATCTACGTGCAGGACATGGAGCGCGCCAGGAAGTTCTATGAGGCGGTGTTTGCCGTCCGCCTGGAACGACTGGACAGCCCCAGCATCGAGATGTGGGCGTTTCCGATGCAGCCCGAGCGCGGCGCTTCCGGGGCCCTGGTCAGGATGGAGGGCTTCCCGTCCGGCGGGAACAGCACGATCGTCTACTTCACCTGCGTGGATTGTGCGACCGAGGGCAAGCGCGCCGCCGAGAAGGGCGGCAGGATCTTCAAGGACAAGTTCTCCATCGGGCAGTACGGATTCATCGTCCTGGTGATCGACACCGAGGGCAACATGATCGGGCTGCATTCGCTGCAATGACGGCGCGAACTGCACGTCCCGGCCCGGCCTCGTCCCTGCGGTGCTGGTTCCAGGCCATGCGCGGTGACGGCATCGAGATTGCAGGGGGCAACGGGTGAATCCGCTCGTAGTTCCCATGGCAGGCCACGTCGCCCTGACGGCTCTGCTCTATGTGGTGCTCACGGTGGCCCGCGCGCCGCGGGTGTGGGGTATCGGTCGAAGGCCGGACGGGACCAGCCCGTGGGCCGGGATCGAGCCGCGCATCAGCGCAAACCTGTCCAACCAGTTCGAGTGGCCGTTGTTCTTCTACGCGGCCTGTCTGCTGCTCATCCACGGCCAGGCGCAGAGCCGCGCGGCGCTGCTGCTGGCCTGGATATTCGTCGCGGGGCGGATCGTCCACGGGGGCGTGCAGATCCTTACCGCGAACGTTCGCCTGCGCGGACTGGTCTTCACCATCAACTTCCTGGCCGTGCTGGGCTTGTGGGTGCTGGTCGTGCGGGCGTTGGCTTGAACGATTCCCCGCGCCCGGAGCCGGGTAGTCCACTCTGGCCATGCCACGCAGGACGCTCATCCAGTTGCCGTACTGCGGCCAAGGCGTCTGCGGCCGCCGGGATCTGTCGCTTCGGAAACCAATGAGGAACGAACATGCAGCTCGGCAACTTTTCCGTCAGCCTGGCGGTACGGGATATCGCGGCGTCACGTGCCTTCTACGAAAAGCTCGGCTTTGCCGTGTGGGGAGGCGACCAGGCGCAGAACTGGCTGATCCTGAAGAATGGCGGTACGGTCATCGGCCTGTTCCAGGGGATGTTCGAGCGCAACCTGCTGACCTTCAATCCGGGATGGGACAGCGACGCGAACAAGCTGCCCGCGTTCACCGACATCCGCGACCTGCAGCGCCAGCTCCGGGCGCAGGGCGTTGAACTGCTCAGCGAAGCCGATGAGTCCACCTCCGGTCCGGCCAGCCTGATGGTGGTGGATCCGGACGGCAATCCGATCCTGCTGGATCAGCACGTCTGAACTCCCCGCGGTCCCTGTCGTCCCGCCCCGCCGTTCTCTGCCACCGACCAGGTACATCATGCTCAGAGCCAGTGCGGGACTGCTCGTCATCGGATGGCTGGTGGTGTGCGTGCTGTACCTCGCCGGCACGCTGGCCTGGGACAACCGGCTGCTGTGGATCTGCGTCGTCGCATTTCCGTCGGCCTGCATGATGGGCCTGGCCGCCGCCGCCGAAGAAGGCAGCCATCGCCTGGCGGCGGTGGGCGTGGCGCTGGCGGCATTGGCCAGTTGCCTGCTGTTTGGCGTCTTCTACTTTTTCCTGTTCGGACTGGTTGGTAGCTGACGTCCGAAGCACTGACAATCCAGTCGACCGCCGCGCATCACCGGCGCCCGACTGAAGCACGGAGGCATACGATGTTCGTGGTCCTGCTGACCTACACCGCCCCGCTGGATGCCGTGGATCGCCACGTGCCCGCGCATCGGCAATTCCTGGAGCGGCAGTACGCCGCGGGCGTGTTCCTGCTGTCCGGGCGCAAGGAGCCGCGCGACGGCGGGGTGATCCTCGCCACCGCCGCA
This genomic interval carries:
- a CDS encoding YciI family protein translates to MFVVLLTYTAPLDAVDRHVPAHRQFLERQYAAGVFLLSGRKEPRDGGVILATAASRAQLDAVLAQDPFMLHGIADYQVLEFHPTMGAPAVNGWLEG
- a CDS encoding MAPEG family protein is translated as MAGHVALTALLYVVLTVARAPRVWGIGRRPDGTSPWAGIEPRISANLSNQFEWPLFFYAACLLLIHGQAQSRAALLLAWIFVAGRIVHGGVQILTANVRLRGLVFTINFLAVLGLWVLVVRALA
- a CDS encoding bleomycin resistance family protein, whose product is MLVKHLTPILNVSDVQQSFSWFEKLGWTKGWDWGSPPTFGGVRSGHCEIFLCQDGQGGRGTSGYASTFGPDSNEAAEKGVWMSIWVDDVDALHRHCLEQGIEVTWPPTDMPWNVREMHVRHPDGHVFRVSRGIESPGKTSGGA
- a CDS encoding VOC family protein, whose product is MQLGNFSVSLAVRDIAASRAFYEKLGFAVWGGDQAQNWLILKNGGTVIGLFQGMFERNLLTFNPGWDSDANKLPAFTDIRDLQRQLRAQGVELLSEADESTSGPASLMVVDPDGNPILLDQHV
- a CDS encoding DUF3147 family protein, translating into MGWLFTKYLLTAAVVVLVSEAAKRSDRLGGFIAALPLVTFLALIWLYVEKQPQSKISNHAWYTFWYVLPTLPMFLAFPMLLPRLGFWLTLLASIGITVVCFGLFALAVRPFGIQLLP
- a CDS encoding alpha/beta hydrolase, which encodes MPVTRQVLFVQGGGEGVHDDWDAALVASLKSELGPGYEIRYPRMPHEGDPGYASWKVALDKEFAALDDGAILVGHSIGGTLLIHALAERPRKQGFGAIFLVAAPFVGEGGWKSDGWTPQEALGDKLPGGVPIHLYHGLDDDTVPPSHAVLFADAIPQARLCRLPGRDHQLNNDLRELAAVIRSLGAAAVPRREGGA
- a CDS encoding VOC family protein; amino-acid sequence: MTGTSVGWFEIYVQDMERARKFYEAVFAVRLERLDSPSIEMWAFPMQPERGASGALVRMEGFPSGGNSTIVYFTCVDCATEGKRAAEKGGRIFKDKFSIGQYGFIVLVIDTEGNMIGLHSLQ